The genomic DNA TGAGTTATCCGGTAATCTATTTTTTCGGTTGAAATTTCACTGCAACATGCTGCAATCCATTGATTTCTTGTTTTACCATTTGAATAATATCATTTGCAGCCGAAGGAGAAAGCTTATCTGCTTTAACAGTAATTCGCACCTGGCCGCCGTCGACTTGGACTAAAGCATCTTCATAGTTCATTGCTTTTATTAACGATTCAAGCAAATCCTCTTTTATGGCAGTTTCGTCGAGTTTTTTCATTTCATCATATGCCTGATTACGTTTTTCTGTTGGTAGGTCTGTAGAAGCAACAATATTTTCAAGTTCTTCTTTCCTTTTGCTGCGCTGATCGTCAAGATCCATCCTTAACGCTTCAAACACTTCGTCACTGGCCGGTTCGGATGTAATCTTAGCACCAGCATCCGTTTGTGAAGTTGCCGCTTTATTATCTTTTCCTTTTACAGCTGTCTTTTGATTTGCG from Bacillus methanolicus MGA3 includes the following:
- a CDS encoding SpoIIIAH-like family protein, encoding MLLKKQTVWLLTMLSLVVVLSVYYITSPEQNGNSMAGIEQKSANQKTAVKGKDNKAATSQTDAGAKITSEPASDEVFEALRMDLDDQRSKRKEELENIVASTDLPTEKRNQAYDEMKKLDETAIKEDLLESLIKAMNYEDALVQVDGGQVRITVKADKLSPSAANDIIQMVKQEINGLQHVAVKFQPKK